The genomic segment GCGCATGAGCGCGTTCGACCCTTCCCCCACCGCGCACGAGACCCACGCGGTGACAAACCAGCCTCCACTCCTTGTCGACTACGACATGTTCTCCAGCGACACGGTGCTGCGCGAGGGCGTGACGCGCGAGGGCGCGGCCTGGGCGACCGACGAGCTCACCCGCTTCGGCACGTCGATGGGCTCGGCGGAGATGCTCGACCACGGGGTTGCCGCGAACCGCAACCCCCCGGTGCTTCACACCCACGATCGGTTCGGCAACCGCATCGATCGCGTCGACTTCCACCCGTCATACCACGCCTGCTTTCGCGCAGGGGTCGAGGGAGAGGTGCACGCCCTTCCCTGGAACCGCCCTGGGCCTGGCGCGCACGTGGCCCGCGTGGCCAAGCACTACATGCTCTCGCAGGCCGAATCGGGCGTCTGCTGCCCGCTGACCATGACATTTGCCGTCGTGCCCGCACTTCAGATGCAGGCCGATCTGGCCGCGCTGTGGATCCCGCGGGTGACCGCGACAACCTACGACGCACGCTATCGCCCCGCCGCCGAGAAGGCCGGCGCCACCATGGGCATGACCATGACCGAGAAGCAGGGCGGGTCCGATGTGCGCGCCAACACGACCCGCGCCGTGCCGCAGCGCAGGAGCGGACCGGGAGAGCCGTATCGCCTCACGGGGCACAAGTGGTTCGTGTCGGCCCCCATGAGCGACGCCTTCCTGGCCCTGGCGCAAGCACCGGGCGGGCTCTCGTGCTTCCTGGTCCCCCGCTGG from the Pseudomonadota bacterium genome contains:
- a CDS encoding DNA alkylation response protein, coding for MSAFDPSPTAHETHAVTNQPPLLVDYDMFSSDTVLREGVTREGAAWATDELTRFGTSMGSAEMLDHGVAANRNPPVLHTHDRFGNRIDRVDFHPSYHACFRAGVEGEVHALPWNRPGPGAHVARVAKHYMLSQAESGVCCPLTMTFAVVPALQMQADLAALWIPRVTATTYDARYRPAAEKAGATMGMTMTEKQGGSDVRANTTRAVPQRRSGPGEPYRLTGHKWFVSAPMSDAFLALAQAPGGLSCFLVPRW